The region CAGAATTCAACATGAAACATGAAAACAGAATTCAACATGAAACATGAAAACAGAATTCAACATGAAACATGAAAACAGAATTCAACATGAAACATGAAAACAGAATTCAACATGAAACATTCAAACAGAATTCAACAtgaaacattaaaacagaattcaacatgaaacattaaaacagaattcaaCATGTAGCAGCCACTGCCTTGAGGGAAATACACTATGAAGGGACAAAGTAAACCATTTTTTTCTGCCCAACTCCCTGTTAAATCCAAATGTAATTCATACACACAGACCAAGTGAACCGCAATGAACCTAAAGGAACGTGTTTTCCATACAATCCCTGGGAACCCTTTTTTGAGACAAAACAATGGCAACAACTGTTCACTTGTATTGAATGTACTTCCACCTTGGATACAAAGCAGTACAATGATGATGATTGTTGTCGGGGGGATTAAACTTYGTGTTGCCATTTAGCACAAGTTCCAACTCCGCAGGGTACCTCGATGACCCTACATTTTAACTCTGGTAACTTTTTGTTCAACTCTGATTTGATTCatcactgtgtctgtaaaataacCCCTATACTTCCACTATGTCTACTGGGTGATCATCGTTTCACAATCTGTCAAATACAAAAACTAAAACCTATCCAAAGAAGCCACATTAAATTAAAACCTATCGGGCAATGACTTCTATAAGGCGTTTGTCAAGGTACATGAACCATGGTGGAAcgattctattctactgtaaccCACCTATCAGCTTCCAGAGAaccactctattctactgtaaccCACCTATCAGCTTCCAGAGAaccactctattctactgtaaccCACCTATCAGCTTCCAGAGAaccactctattctattctatccaCCTATCAGCTTCCAGAGAaccactctattctattctatccaCCTATCAGCTTCCAGAGAACCACTCTATTCTATCCACCTATCAGCTTCCAGAGAACCACTCTATTCTATCCACCTATCAGCTTCCAGAGAACCACTCTACCTTTTAGTTGAAGGAACTGAACTCCCTCTCACGCAGAACGACATCTTAGTGACATTAAAACCCTCTAccctctacatgtacatactacctcaatcagcctgattgGCATTATCTTGCCTTGGGCATTATCCTGCCTTGGGCATTATCCTGCTTTGGGCATTATCCTGTTTGGTACAGTACATTGCTGGGTGTCTCTCTACATgtgtctctctacatctctctacatgtacatactacctcaatcagtctgactaaccggtgtccttatgtagcctcgctactgtatatagcctcgctactgtatatagcctgtctttttactgttgttttatttctttacttacctattgttcacctaataccttttttgcactattggttaagcatttcactgtaaggtctacacctgttgtattcggcgcacgtgagaaaataaacttttatttggaGTGAATTCTCTTTGACAGAAATGCATCTTTGTCATGCATCCTGCTTTCCCAAACGGTctgcataaaaaaaatatataaaattttaaaaaatgcaacATACAAAGTTCTGTCTGCAGAGACGGCTATACAGACGAACTGTAGACTGTTTCAAAAGGACAGACGACACTAGATCCTATATGGAACgaggacagaaaaagagagagatttccCTGTTATCTACAACCCTGTTGTTTACCAGTGCATTTCCCATGTTAGTTCTACACTTTGTTTACCAGGCATTTCCCAGTTATCAACACTGTTGTTTACAAGCATTTCTATGTTAGTCTAACACCCAGTTTGTTACACAAGCATTTCCCAGTAATgcaacacctgttgtttaccatgcATTTCTGTTAGTCTATCCTGTGTGTTTACCAGCATTTCCAGTGTAATCAACACCATGTTGTTTAGCCAAGCATTTTCCCtttagtctacacccgttgtttaCCACAGcaaattatttgattttgatttgagttTGTTCTTGGTGCAGCGGGAGCTAGCTTTAATCTTATAACATGGGGCCTTAATCAACTTTTACAGCATAGCATCCCCTGCAGTTTGTGATCATTCTAATGTGAAATTGTGTATTGGAGATTACTTCTTATGTTCTCTTTCGACAGATGAAACATTGAAAATGTTTAGCTGTCTCCGGCCAGCCCATCGCAAATATTTCGGTTGTGGGTGCCGAGATTAACTCATCACCCCCATGCTCTATGATAAGCTTTTCTATCCTAGCCTGTATGATAAGCCTTTTCTACTGCTAGGCCATGATGATAAGCTTTTTCTATTTTAACTGTATGAATAGCGTTTCTATCCTAGGCTGTATGATCAAGCTTTCTTTACCTACTGTAAATGATAAGCCTTTTCTAGTCTAAGGCTGTATATAAAGCTTGTGTCTAGTCATAGCGtatgaaataagctttttctgatCCTAGctgaaatggaaaaaaaaaaaataagcccCTTTTCTAGGTCCTAGCCTTGGTATGAGATAAGCTTCTTTTGCTAGTCCTAGCCTGTAAAATGATAAGCCCCTTTTGTTCTTTATGCTCCACTCCCTAGCTTTGGAGGAATAGAATTTCCAGGAAAGTGATTCTCCATCTGGGTCCCTTTAAAATTTTAATATAGAAAAACTCAATAACTGGGAAAATGCCAAGATTGCGGGTCCCCTCCGCCAAGGCTTTgggaagaaaattcccaaaagcTGAGTGCACTTTGGGTTTTCAAAAGCTTCTCCCCTTGGGGGTTTCCCTCAACAATCCCTGAAAAATCGCTGAAGAAAGGACAGAGGACGGAACGTCCCATGGAATTCAGACTGGAAATAAGGAAGAGGGAAAACTGGAAGACGTCCCCCATTGGATCAAGTCCTAAGAGAATGGAAGAGAGGGAATCTCGAGGACTCATGGATCACCTGGAATAAGGAAAAGAGGACTTGGCAGACCCAGTCCATAGGTATTCAGTCTGGAAGATAGGAGAGGAAATGGAAGAAGTCCCCCCCATGGAATCAGTCCCCCTGGATAAGGAGAGGACTGAGACGTCCAGGGATAGAGCGTCCAAGCCTGGGCATTAGCCAGACATGTGGTGCTAGAATAAGCAGGTCATACCTACATAACCAACTCCACCCATCATGTATCAGCAGGATGGGCGAGGACGGAAGCAGACAGATAGGTAGCCAGGTAACTGGTAGAGAAAGACTGACGAGACTGACAGAACTGACAGACTGAACTGACTGGACtgaactggactgactgactgaacagaAGCAGACCACAGATAGACGGACTACCCAGCTAAGCTGATTTGCTTCCTGGAAGTTatggaacgtatgtttttggtttcagcattggttgtgggaacgtatgctttttggtttcacattggattCGTGGGACACGTATAGTTTTCTGGTTTCACATTGGTGTGGAACGTATGTTTATTGGTTTTCACGACATTGGTTTGGGAAGTAATGTTTTGGTTTCACAATTGGTTTagtgggaacgtatgtttttggtttcagcaTTGGTTGTGGGAAAGGTAtgttttttggtttcacattgttgtGGGACGTAATGTTTTTGGTTTCAACATTGGTTTGATGGGAACGTAATGTTTTTGgttttcacattggttgtgggataGGTATGTTTTGGTTTTCATTGGTTGTGGGAAGGGTAATGTTTTTTGGTTTTTCCAACATGGTTGTGGGGAACGGTATGTTTTTTGTTTCAATTGGTTGTGGGAAGGTAatgttttggtttcacattggttgttggGAACAGTATGTTTTTTTGGTTTACATTGGTTTGTGGGAACGTACTGTTTTTGGTTTTTCACATTGGTTGTTTGGGAAAAGGCACCGTACAGTTTCCGGTACCttatttcttttgttttgttatgtCTATATGTTTGCAATGTGGGTGACGAGTTTGTTAATAGCGTTCACGATGCGTTTGTTGAtttttgtatagttttttgtCAGTGTTCTTTCAGTCTTCGTCTTCGTTGATAGTTAAGAAGATAGATGTATTCATATCAACGCTGCGCTTGGTCGCACTTCTTTCAACCTAAAGAGCGATCGTGACAGCCACAACTGTTCCTGACGGCAAACGTAAAACTgagaacgtttttttttaaacatctgcCGTAAGGatattgtcaaataaaataaatatatttcaaataaTATTGGAAATGTATTTATCAAATTATAATATATGTATAAAATAACACAACCTTCTCGTACCCAATGACAATGCTCTACGACCTTGATACCTTAGCATTAGGTCCCAATGGGGACTTTTGGCATTCAATAATTGAAAAATTGAGTTATTGTTGACAAGAAATTCTGCAGCTATTGAGGTAAATAAATTTAGGTGGTTTATTCCGAAAAGTAAGCTTGAAGCATGACATGTTGGTCATGATAATGCATGATGAACACATTCAACGTCGACATACTcagttccaaaatcatgggcgatTATAATGGAGTTGTTCCCACTTTGCTGCCatatacagcctccactctctgggaaggcttCTCCACTAAGATGTTGAGACATTGCTGCTAtacacctccactcttctgtggaAATGGCTTTCACTAGATTctgaacattgctgcagggaaccttgcttccattcagccacagaagCATTGTAGTGAGGCCGGACACTGTGTTGGGTGATtgaggcctggctcacagttgtcAGTTCCAATCATCCCAAATTGTGTTTCTGGGGTTTGAGGTCCAGggccctgtgcaggccagtcagtcAGAACTGAAAagccgtgtgcgagcaagggaggCCTAAAAATGctgcctcagttacaccagctctggccGAGGAGGATGGCCAAAATGtactaacttattgtgggaagctttgtggaAAGGCTACCCAAAGACGTTTGACCGCAAGTTAAATCAAttcaaggcaatgctaacaaatactattgagtgtgattcaaacttctgacctactgggaatgtgatgaagaaaataaaagctgaatgaTAGACATTCTCTCTAACTAATATCTGATGCAtttcaacattcttaaaataaagtggtgattctagaCTGAACTCTAACAAACCCTTCAACTGTACACCTGTGCTTTATACAACTgctcagacacacaacacacacacacacacacagcacacacacacacagacacacaacacacacacacacagcacacacacacacacacacacatgacacacacacacacaccacacacacagtctgtacaGCTAACCTTGATGAGGAcatacaatcacacacaacacacacacacatcacatccacacacacacagtcacaatcaGCCAGTTCATcacgacacacgacacacacatcacacacacacacgacacacacgacacacacacacaacaacaaggtGGAACCCGAGGGCCTGCCACAGTGGCAACCCCCATGTTTAGAAAGTATAGAAAGACCACATGTCCAGACGTGGGAAACCCCTCCCTGCATCGTACAAAACGGTGCGTGTGAGCTGAAGAAGAGTAGTTATTTGAGTGGACATGCCTGGTTAGACTAGACACGGTCTTTGTTCCGCTTGGTTCGTCTGGCTTTGCGTTCCCCAGGAAGTCACTCTCCTGCTGGGTAGCACatgcccctgtctctctctctccctgctcggTCTCCTCCcgccttccttctcctctcttcctctgctcattcCTCTtcgcttccttctctcctctccctctgctctgtctccgctcccccttccttctctcgctctctctctgagctcggtCTCCTCCCCCTACCTTcctcgtcctctcttcctctgctcggTCCTCAGCcgccttccttctctccttctcctctgctcGTCCTCCTCCCGCCTTCCTTTTCCGTCTCTTCTCTGCTCGGTCTGCCTCCcgcttccttcttcctctctctcctctgctcggtCTCCTCccgccttccttctctctctctctcctctgctcggtCCCTCCTCCCGcattccttctctcgctctccctcgctcGGTCTCTCcgccttccttctctccttctctcctctgctcggtTCTCCTCCCgccttccttcttctcctctttcctctgccGGTCTCGCTCccgcttccttctctcctctctcctcgtgctCGGTCTCCTCCCgccttccttctctctcgtcttcttcctGCTGCCTCGTCTCTCTCCAGCTTCCTTCTCGTCCTCTTCCTGCTCGTCCCTCCTCCGCCTtcttcgtctccctctctcctctgtcggtTCCCTCCTCCccgcttccttctctcctcctcctcgctcgTCTCCCgccttccttctctttcctctctcctctctcggtcgTCTCGccgcccttcctctctcctcctgcctcttccTCGTCCATAAGCAAGGCTTTATAGGGGAAGAAGTAGGACAGAGGTCTCCTCCCTCCTGACTTCCTTCTCATCCTCGCTCTCTCGTCCATCATCCGAGATTTCAACTTGTTCGGCACAGGTGGGGCAGCAGGGTGGGACTGGAGGTTGTCCAGAAGGATTACTACTAAAAGGAAATACCTTCCCGCCTGTGTTTGGGTCACACATGGCGGTATAGAGCGTTTCTATTGTGGGACGGTGTGAATTCAGCAAGGCGAATGAGCAGCCACACAAGCCCGCTACCCCTCTCCCCCTCATTAATCCTATTCCTTCTCCTACtccacctcacctcctctccttccccttctctacCAGCGCTTTCAGCAAGGCAATGTAGAGGTGACATTCTGCAGCAGGAACAGGGTAATACTGTgttttttatgttgttgtttaatGGATTGATGTGCTGTCGCCTGCCcccaactctcctctctctctctccctctcctctcttctctctctctctctctctctgtctctctgtctctctgtctctctgtctcttctgtcctctctctctcctctctctcttcctgccacCCATGTGAGTCGCTTTAAATGTTTTTCAAGTGTTTTTAAGAATCAAAACACGCTTATATTCTGAAAAGAATATTAACAGAAAACTGCAAGGCGCCTTTTCTCCCTTCTGCCTTTTTTAAAAAGATGAAAATAGCTCCGTAACACATGTTTTCCATGCAGCCAAGAAACTAAATTTAAACACATGTTTCATGCGAAGCCAGGCCCTATTTTTACACATGTTTCATGCAGCCAGGCCCTATTTAAACAACATGGTTTTCATGCAGCGCAGGGCCCTATTTAAACAACATGTTTCCATGCAACCAGGCcattttacattttcaatgcAAGCCAGGCCTATTTAAACAATGTTTCCATGCAGCCAGGCCTATTTTAAACATAATGTTTCATGAGACCTATTTAAAACACATGTTTCATGCAGCCAGGCCTATTTGAAGAGAGTGTGATGTGTTGTCCAGCCGTTTtgtttttcattcttttttttagtGGGAACTTCTGAAATGGGCTTTAACTAATTTAGGGCCATTATGGCTCCCAGTGGGGGGGAGAAGAGGACGTGAAGGGGCTGCCCTGTAACAGAAAAAACAAAGGTGCTAAAAACAAATCTTCTACCTCTCTGACCGACCGGCCAGCCAGTGAGCCGTGAATCCCTTTTTGTAAAACACCCTCACTCCGTTCCTCTGCGGGTTAAACCACCCGCGTCACTCCGTTCCTCCTGCGGTTAAAGACCACCTCACTCCGTCCTTCTGCCGGTTAAACCACCCCTCACTTTCAAAATCTGCCGGCTTCCGTTCCTCTGcgggttaaaaccaccctcactCCGTTCTCTGCGGTTATAACCCACCTCACTAATCGTGCCGTTCTCTGcgggttaaaaccaccctcatcCCGTTTGCTCTGGCGGTTTAAACCAGCCTCACTCGTTCCTCTGCGGGTTTAAAAACCCTCCTCAACGTTCTCTGCGGGTTAAACCACCCTCACTCGTCCTACTGCGGTTAAACCACCCTCACTCCGTTCACTCTCGGTTAAACCACCCTCACTCCGTTGCCTCTGCGGTTAAGCCACCCTCACTCCGTCCTTGCGGGTTAAAAAACACCTCACTCGTTCCTCTGCGGGTTAAAACACCCTCACTCCGTTCCTCTGCCGGTTAAACCACCCTCACTATGTCCGTTCTCTGCGGGTTAAACCACCCTCACTCCGTTCCTCTGCGGGTTAAACCAACCCTCACTCCGTTCCTGCTGCGGGTTAAACCACCCTCACCGTTCCTCTGCGGTTAAACCACCCTCACTCGCGTTCCTCTGCGGGTTAAAACACCCTCACTCCGTTCCTCTGCGGGTAAACACCTCACTCCGTTCTGCTGCGGGTTAAACCACCCTCACCATTCCGTTCTCTGCGGGTTAAAACACCCTCACCCCGTTCCTCTGCGGGTTAAACCACCCTCATCTCGTTCCCTGCTGCGGGTTAAACCACCCTCACTTCCGTTCCTCTGCGGGTGGAGAGCGCGAGCCCTCACTCCGTTCCTCTGGCGGGTTAAACACCCTCACCTCCGTTTCCCTGCGGTTAAAACCCTCCACTCCGTTCCTAGCTCGGGTAAACCACCCTCACTGCCGTTCTCTGCGGCGTTAAACCACATCCTCCGTTCCTCTGCGGGTTAAACCACCCTCACTCCGTTCCTGCTGCGGTTAAAACACCTCACTCGTTCCTCTGCGGGTTAAACACCCTCACTCCGTTCCTCTGCGGGTTAAAACCGCTCCGGCGTTGTAGAACAGAAGAGACTATAGAGAAACACGCGAGCGGTCCCAGTCTCTGAATCTTCTATGGCGTCTAATAGTGAATACTATTATACTAATACTATGAATATACAATAATATTACTAATACTATTGCTATTGCTATTCTTTAATGCTAATTCTAATTACTATACTATTACTAAtataataatagttataataaTATTCCTATTACTATTGCTATTACCTAATGCTATTGCTATTTACTAACGCATACTCATGCTACTGCTATTGCTAATACTATTGCTAATCTCTGCTAATGCATGCTAATACTAATACGAATTAATATTGTATTTTACTAAATACTTATACTCATGCTAATGCTACTGCTAATACTATTGCTAATACTCATGCTAATGCTATGCCTAATACTCATACTAATTGCTAATACTCATATCTCATGCTAATGCTATTGCTAATACTCATGCTAATGCTACTGCTAATACTATGCTAATACTCATGCTAATGCTATTGTTAATACAATCATACTATTGCTAATACTCATACTCATGCTAATGCTATTGCTAATACTAATACTGTTGCTATACTCATGTCATGCTAATGCTATTGCTAATACTAATACTATGCTAAACTAATACTACTGCTATGCTAATTAACCTAATACTCCTTACCACTAATCAAAAACAATAAAATTTTATGGTcatatacacgtgtttagcaaatgttattgcgagttgtagcgaaatgcttgtgcttctagttcgaccgtgcagtaatatgacttgcctagttaatagaggttacatttaaaacatgtaaaaatatctaacaagtatctaacaattccaccacaactacctaatacaacgcgtgtgtgtgtgtgtggtgtgtgttgtgtgtgtgtgtgtgtgtgtggtgtgtgtgtgtgtgtgtgtgtgtgtgtgttgtgtgtgtgtgtgtgtgcgttgatgCGATGCCATAACTTTCCTTTGTTGTTTGAACGGAGGATCAGCAGCTCTGCCCTGACAGACAGGACCCCATCATTAGGGGCTGACTGTATATAAGTGT is a window of Salvelinus sp. IW2-2015 unplaced genomic scaffold, ASM291031v2 Un_scaffold7959, whole genome shotgun sequence DNA encoding:
- the LOC139027183 gene encoding octapeptide-repeat protein T2-like is translated as MDERARMRRKSGGRRPLSYFFPYKALLMDEEEAGGERKGGETTERGERKEKEGGRRARRRREGSGEEGTDRGERETKKAEEGRAGRGREGSWRETRQQEEDEREGRREETEHEERGEKEAGARPAEERGEEGRREENRAEERRREGRRRDRARESERRNAGGGTEQRREREKEGGRRPSRGERGRRKREADRAEKRRKRKAGGGRAEEKERRKAAEDRAEEERTRK